Proteins from a single region of Corynebacterium casei LMG S-19264:
- the crtI gene encoding phytoene desaturase family protein produces MSEQSAVVIGAGVAGLATATLLSREGYDVTVIDRLSQPGGRAGSYTTQDAPGFRWDSGPSWYLMPEAFDHFYRLCGTTTEEQLDLVDLQPAYRVITGPSADEQDAEGVVGTEGAGDAGNALDRVLDITPETIIDTFESIEPGAGERLRKYLQKSSLVYEVAIQKFLYNNFTRPQNLMTWEMLLHARLLAVLLARSLDSYVKTVAQDSRLRQVLSYPAVFLSTEPKQAPALYSLMSHTDLIQGPKYPRGGFAAVVDSLVRLAKDNGVKFQMATEVTEIVTFGKKQRVRGVRIAGGDMDGDGEHGQHGQHGRIITADVVVSAADLKYTETKLLPQSLQTYPEKYWDKRNPGLSSVLIYAGVKGKLPELAHHTLLFSRDWDPDFEAVFGPQKSLQKSWSHSIYVSKTSATDADVAPEGYENLFVLVPAAAEPEIGHGSAYIEDSSKVNGGVAGRGEDERVRSIAKQAIALIAQWAGIDDLAQRIVVSKTVGPADFAERYYSWSGGAIGPAHTLAQSAFFRGKNKSAKVESLYYAGATTVPGVGVPLCLISAENIIKRLRADHTPGPLPES; encoded by the coding sequence ATGAGCGAACAGTCAGCAGTAGTCATTGGCGCTGGTGTCGCAGGTCTTGCAACCGCGACTTTGCTCAGCCGTGAAGGCTATGACGTCACGGTTATTGACCGTTTGAGCCAACCCGGAGGACGTGCTGGTAGCTACACCACGCAGGACGCACCGGGCTTTCGTTGGGATTCCGGCCCCAGCTGGTATCTCATGCCAGAAGCATTCGACCACTTCTACCGCCTGTGCGGCACGACCACCGAAGAACAACTGGACCTGGTTGACCTGCAGCCGGCTTACCGCGTCATTACTGGACCTTCTGCAGATGAACAGGATGCTGAGGGCGTTGTGGGCACCGAGGGGGCTGGAGACGCTGGAAATGCGTTAGACCGCGTTCTTGATATCACGCCAGAGACCATCATCGATACCTTTGAAAGCATTGAACCTGGGGCGGGCGAGCGGCTGCGTAAGTATCTGCAGAAGTCTTCTTTGGTCTATGAGGTGGCGATTCAAAAGTTCCTCTATAACAACTTCACGCGCCCGCAAAACCTCATGACCTGGGAGATGCTGCTGCATGCACGCCTGCTGGCAGTGCTGTTGGCGCGAAGCCTGGATTCCTATGTGAAGACCGTTGCGCAAGATAGCCGACTGCGCCAGGTGCTGAGCTACCCCGCGGTATTTCTCTCCACAGAACCAAAACAAGCCCCGGCGTTGTATTCGCTGATGAGCCACACTGACCTCATTCAGGGGCCAAAGTATCCGCGCGGTGGATTCGCGGCGGTTGTGGATTCCCTTGTCCGCCTTGCCAAAGACAATGGTGTGAAGTTCCAGATGGCCACGGAAGTCACCGAAATCGTGACCTTTGGAAAGAAACAGCGCGTGCGAGGTGTGCGTATTGCTGGTGGGGACATGGACGGAGACGGAGAGCACGGCCAACACGGTCAACACGGCCGAATTATTACGGCGGATGTTGTGGTGTCGGCGGCCGATTTGAAGTACACAGAAACGAAGTTGTTGCCGCAAAGCTTGCAGACCTATCCGGAAAAGTATTGGGACAAACGCAACCCGGGTTTAAGTTCTGTTCTCATCTATGCCGGGGTTAAAGGCAAGCTACCGGAGCTGGCACACCACACTTTGCTATTTAGCAGGGACTGGGATCCTGATTTCGAAGCCGTGTTCGGCCCGCAGAAGTCTCTGCAGAAATCTTGGTCGCACTCGATTTATGTTTCTAAGACTTCCGCCACGGATGCAGATGTCGCACCAGAAGGTTATGAAAACCTCTTCGTGTTGGTACCAGCTGCCGCTGAGCCCGAGATCGGGCACGGTAGTGCCTACATAGAAGACAGCAGCAAAGTGAATGGCGGTGTTGCTGGCCGGGGGGAAGATGAGCGCGTGCGGAGCATCGCTAAGCAAGCGATAGCGCTTATCGCCCAGTGGGCGGGCATTGATGACCTTGCACAACGCATTGTGGTGTCCAAAACTGTCGGCCCGGCGGATTTTGCTGAGCGTTACTACTCCTGGTCCGGTGGGGCGATTGGTCCGGCGCATACGCTGGCGCAATCGGCGTTCTTTCGCGGTAAAAACAAGTCCGCCAAGGTGGAAAGTCTCTACTACGCGGGAGCAACCACGGTGCCTGGCGTTGGCGTGCCGTTGTGTCTGATTTCTGCGGAGAACATCATCAAGCGACTACGTGCTGACCACACTCCGGGGCCACTGCCGGAGAGCTAG